In Equus caballus isolate H_3958 breed thoroughbred chromosome 22, TB-T2T, whole genome shotgun sequence, the sequence TTAAGTGACATACTTGGGGTCCAGGACTCTGAAAACTCCATATGAAAGCTATAAAAATGATGTGAACTGAGGCAGCAAGGAAGAGTTATCGCTAatgacagttttttgttttgcccTTCCAGACAACATTCTGTGCACGTGCAAATTAAGCAGAAAAATGTATAAAgtcttaatttttacttttttttttgctgaggaagattcaccctgagctaacatctgttgccaattttcctctattttgtatgtgggttgccaccacagcgtggccactgatgTGTGCCTAGGAATCAaacctaggccaccgaagtggagcacaccaaacttaaccacaccaAACACACCAAACTTAAGCACACCAAACAAACAGCCACTGGAGCTGGCCTTtcaacttttactttttaataaaagtttttatcatggaaaatttcaaacttcACAAAAATGTCAACTTATAGAGAAAAGAGCAGTATAAGAACCCCTATTTACCCATCACCCAACCTTAACAATtatcaacacttgctatttttattttatctatgcTGCCCTTTTTGCttgtgtaaaatttaaaaatataaattataaaatattctaaacttacagaaaataataaaatagatgcTAAAGTTCCCACCATTCTAATTTAACAGGTATTAAGCTGTTGACATGTTGCCATATTTTTTCAagtcttcacacacacacacacacacacacacaccattggGCCAGCAATCTTTAGTTATGTTATCACATCTAAAAAGCTTCATAATACTGTAATAGCAAATTCCCAGTAAttgttatttgctttttaaaaaaccttgaGTTTACATCCTCTCGTTTCTTAAAAAGCAGCTTAATTCAGGTATAATTTGTCcccagtttttaaaatagattcttaagaattaaagggaaatttaaattCCCTGTGGGCATTTAAATTCTGAGTGTTCACTATGGAAAATTGGATAACTAATTCTTGTACAACCTAATaaagctaattttatttttaaataggtatAAAATTGCAGATctgagaggctggccccgtggccgagtggttaagttcgcgcgctccgctgcaggcggcccagtgtttcgttggttcgaatcctgggcgcggacatggcactgctcatcagaccacgctgaggcagcgtcccatgtgccacaactagaagaacccacaacgaagaatacacaactatgtaccgggggactttggggagaaaaaggaaaaagtaaaatctttaaaaaaaaaaaattgcagatcTGAGTACAAAagtatatcacaatttatttaaatagaagacttggtctctccctctccttttttaaagaaatcaaatgtcACAGATACAGGCAAAGCTCTGCTCTTAATTCCATGcattccatctctctccccagaggAGAATGCTGTCCTGAAGTTGGTGCGTATCATTTCTAAGCATCTTTTTGTAGTTTTTCCACGTTTCCATAAACACTATGTGGTATTTTTTAGTGCTCTTAAAACATACATAAATGTTGCCATGCTGACATAACTACTTGCAATAATTTCCACTTAACATTATGGTTTTTTACGACCCCcaactttattttaaactaaaaaattaagGCCTGTCTGTGACGTGTGCGACCTGGGCGGGGCTCCGGGTGGTGGGCGGAGTCTAAGATGGGAAACGGGAGGGGCCTTAGGGGcgtgggcggggcctgggagATCCCGGGGCATAGCGCGGACGCGCTTGTTCCCCCTGGAAGCCGTCCTCCTGATGGCCCCCGTGGTGTACTTAGTGGCGGCGGCTCTGCTTGTCGGCCTTATCCTTTTCCTGACTCGCAGGCGGGGCCGGGCGGCAGCAGGTAAGAGATGCCGCCGCGCCGGGGCCCATGGGGCCTGGTTCTCTGGCCTCTTGAGCTTTCGTAGGCCGTCGCGCTGCGGCTCCTGCGCATGCGCTGGCATGCCTGGCTGGGCTGACGAGGATCCCGGCGCCGGGCTGCGAGCCGCGCGTCATGCAGGCCGCGCGCATGCGCGACGGGTCTGGCGGGGAGATGCAGTGCTAGAACCCAGCCTGTGGCCGGCGGGCAGCGCCCCTATACCTTTCTCCCCGCCCCAAAAGACAGCCTCGCCCTATCCCTCTCCTCGCCCCCTAGCACTCCCAACCTCCAGACCCAAAGGGGCCCAGCCCTGGCGGACACACTCCCGTCCCTCATCGGGACGATCCCGCTCTGCGCTCACTGAAGAGGCCGCAGGGGTTTTCCATCCCCGCCAGGCTGACTCCAGAGCCAGGGCCGAGAAGGGGGCACCTGAGTGTCTTCTGCCTACCCACGAGCTGGAGAGAGCAGGACGCAGCTCCCGGAGACACCCTGAAACTCTCTCCTTACCTGTCAAGGACAGCAGCTATGCGGCCATGCATCCTCCACCCTGTTCTCCACCCCGACCGGAAGGCCATGTCATCGGCCAGGGCACAGAACAGACATACCTGTCATCCTCTCCCCGTCGCCGCCCCCATTTCTTGTCAGCATATGGGTTTATGTGTATGTCTCTTCCCCTCTTGGGCCCACAAGCTACTTCAGAGCACCTGCATGCTccaggggcaggggagagagaaactgaggtaAGCCAACAGATCTTCCTAGGAAGAGAGACTCAGACCTCAGGTGTGCTCTCTGAGGTGCCAGGTAAAACCAGGGCAGGTGGTGTCAGGCAAGAAATAAATGCTGTCCTGCAGTGGGCCTTCAGATGAGATCTGGAGAGGTCAGGGtggtcttcctggaggaggtagaGCTTCAGCTCCATCTTGTAGGGTGGTAGTCTCCTGACAGGCCTACTGGAAAGGTGGGGCCTTGAGGGGAGAGAAAGGTATTGACACAGGCAGGAGGGAAGAGATGATCTTGCTGCATAGGACCAAGGTGTGGGTCTGGGTTGTAAAGGCCACTATGGTCTTGGAAGCTGGGGCTTTGTGCTGTGGGCAGCGGAAGCCTGGAGGTAGTCAAGTGGAAGAGGGTAAGGCTTCCAGGATGCTGCTCCCCTGCCATCAGGTGGATTGGGCTGCTGGACAGCATCGTGGTTCCTCTCTTCCCTACAGCTGGCCAAGAGCCACTGAATAATGAAGAGGAGCCAATAGTAGCAGGCCAAGTGGCCCAGCCTCGGCCCCTGGAGCctgaggagcagagagctggGGGCAGGCCCCGGCGCCGGAGGGACCTGGGCAGCCGCCTGCAGGCCCAGCGTCGAGCCCAGCGCGTGGCCTGGTCAGAGGTGGATGAGAACGAGGAGGAGGCCATCATTCCAGGTGAGAGGAGCCCAACCTGGTAGGGAAGGGGGCTGGGTTAGGAGGTGAGAGGACCCCCAAAACTGGGTGGAAGAGTCAGGTGTCAAGCCACGGTGTGGGAGGGATATCTGGGAGCCATAGAATGGAGTAGGGGGAGACTTGGGACCAGCCTTTGGTCCTGGGGACCAGCAGTTCTGGACCTTGGCCCCTATTCCTCTGGACCAACCCCCTCTTCCTTCATGTTGGCTCTCAGTGTCCAAGCAGGAGGGTAAGGGTCTTCAGATTGTCCTAGAGAGTTTCTCAGTCCCTTCCTTATGTCCCAGCATCTTTCCTGGTGTGGGTACACTCATTGCCTGAGGGCCTCACCCTAGGGCCAGAGTGCCGGCCAAGAGCATCTCCAGTTCCTGGAGAAGGCTTACCTGTAACCCTAGAAGCAGCGTTTGAAGATAGAGACATCGTGTTGACAGAGGCCTCCATATCCGTGGTGCAGGGAAACCAACAGAGCTCTTAGGATTGTGAGAAAGAATCTCTCTTCTTTGGTACTCAGCAGCTGGCTTGAGCCTGAGGAGGAGGCATTTGGGGGTTTTGCCCTTATACCCTTGGGAACTAGCCCCTTTGGCTCAAAAAAGAGGCCTTCTGTTGGGCCATCCCTCCATCTCGGACTTGGAGTCAGACATCCTTGCTGCTAGGCATCAGTGGGTCTTTAACTTTTAGTAGCTCCTGGGGTAGTCCTGGGGTTTGGGCTGTCTTTTTGCCCTGGGTCTGGTGGGACAATGGCAAAACCCTGGCCAGGGGCAGAGCCCAGAACCCTCAGCAGTTCCAGATCACAGTGAGCATGATTTCAGATTTGAGACAGATAAGTAGCCCCATGGGGCCATGCTTCCCTGGAGGCTTGGCTCAGAGACAGAAACCAGAGAACTCTGCAAGCCCGAACAGTCCTGAATGTGATTTTCATACAGTCATATATTAGAACCTGGCACTTCCCTTTTTATGGCTATGCAGCATCTAAAGTTATCATTTGTTCCCTTGCCCCATGGTTGCCTCACCCCTCCCCTATCCCTAACACACACACCCAGAGGGTGAATTTCTGCATTCATGGCAGATGCCTCTGGAGTACAGAGCTGACCTCATAACATTTGCAGGTGGGTGGAAGGGGATCCCCCCATGAGGAGAAGGACAAGGGGTAAAGTGGATCCATCATCAGTGGTCCTCTCTGGACAGGACCTGAAATGTCTTTCCCTGACCATACTCAGCCCAGGAGGAAGAAGGCATCGAGAAGCCAACAGAAACTCACTCATCAGGAAAAATTGGAGCCAAGAAACTGCGGAAGCTGGAGGAGAAACAAGCGCGTAAAGCCCAGCGTGAGGCAAGCAGGAGGGATGGGGTGCAGTTCTGGGAAGTGAGAAAGGGCCCTGCCTTCCCTGTCCCCTATGGCAGACACTCCCCTCGAGGCTCCTTGCACACTGGGTTCGGGTTTGCTGTTTGCCTGTCTCCTGCAGCCTTGGTCCGTGGCCTGGCTCAGGCGTTGTCTGCTTTGGCCTGTTTGGGAGGTGGGCAAGCTCCAGCTGGAGGTGGGGATGTGTTCCCTATGAAGGCCTCTCTTCAGGCAGAGGAGGCTGAGCGTGAGGAGCGGAAACGCCTGGAGTCCCAGCGTGAGGCAGAgtggaaaaaggaggaggagcgGCTTCGCCTGGAGGAGGAACAGAAGGTGAGGTAAACCCCTGATCCAGACTTCTGACGCCAGGCAGCCTTGCTTCCCAACACCTCCAACCGAGGAGATGGGCCATGGACCAGGCGCAGGGGAGGCCCTGGTTTATCTGGTCCCTGTGCTCTAAACGCAGCCTGTGTAAAGCTGCTGCtggaaagcagagcctgagatgggGATTTTTGTGCCTGTGATTTATTGAACATACCTGGAGTATTTGAAAAACGTTGATTTTTCAAATGGTTAGAGTGGCTAGAGCAGGGTACACAAGATAGAGAAGGGTCATAGAGTAAGGGGGCGTCTGGATCCTGAGCCTTGAGGCTGATAAGGGTCATTGTAAGGGATGCTAGATCTTACCTGAACTAGGTT encodes:
- the DDRGK1 gene encoding DDRGK domain-containing protein 1; protein product: MAPVVYLVAAALLVGLILFLTRRRGRAAAAGQEPLNNEEEPIVAGQVAQPRPLEPEEQRAGGRPRRRRDLGSRLQAQRRAQRVAWSEVDENEEEAIIPAQEEEGIEKPTETHSSGKIGAKKLRKLEEKQARKAQREAEEAEREERKRLESQREAEWKKEEERLRLEEEQKEEEERKAREEQAQREHEEYLKLKEAFVVEEEGVGETMTEEQSHSFLTEFINYIKQSKVVLLEDLASQVGLRTQDTINRIQDLLAEGTLTGVIDDRGKFIYITPEELVAVANFIRQRGRVSIAELAQASNSLISWGREAPAQAPA